The following are encoded together in the Argopecten irradians isolate NY chromosome 5, Ai_NY, whole genome shotgun sequence genome:
- the LOC138323049 gene encoding uncharacterized protein, which yields MVKTAKFMKTIVFFVIFTGIAYGVSEDIVKLHYFENETLTISESGPQLGSYAHLGVHPHWCLGNIHECRHGITVDFWINAVPVTEDAPEIVLLTSGGNFYFSDGLYLLQRFGDQYEFGVSKNELVWKVNFRLFADTWVKIHAEWDVTNGLTLVVDSTEWVQKTPETRDYFPGAFDGFVEVVVGTTNDGMIIDVDELFKIRNIVIHDQRINSTTENAVFVETLAYPGCVPETADIGNSTSVDVSGTENPVEACRSMCNLAMALIKTNTLCSCATRDVLSQIDTRNGSCDSDAVWLVYSSSGVKNDNPYSMAMNVRTLQTRDYVKPLETVVIEIKPNHIAQTDYEVDCGDGVRFTTDKTSIDYYWVSEGVHNITVRSHVGILFFESNFVFEVRDVDEGTGPEMVVLFGSHDETQQYHGSFDLFLTDNTSISKCDVDFGDSNPLRFDFTQYFHHEEFEYVFNTFGQYIVSAHCKNDYGFDSSSLMFLSKRFDVPFSYKVLGDAFDVPLTGGQSFVTDIAVVRNYENPLDVQKSDKNITVPPTLLKPFENIISLQRNGEIFHETIFFVENVPANASILPDYREGAWNLTTNISIVVPPGNNMFVTCTFGLGEEVSFYIYEATEPVTFPFEVEYENLGYYPLHAIVSNDLGRTEVDDLISVEVPIVSISLTVSNITNKDEPVILRVDLNDGFDGPDKVIFEIDHDDGSTLQYSYRSPSRYFTQYNNSYIYKDWGIYTICVSAANSISRVMDCILVQVGQNITYMDLQTKTIGRVRTGEYAEVNITVLTGSDISYYVDFGDDQPFTFYGRDIILTNDTGQTEQLRRRRQTDDMQIDTNDNITVVVTTVLPSYNDSSDDQEDESKPRSLAVRNCDCVVTVRHLYFTAGYYEVKANISNVFSSASAVLCPFIIVDDSDDTICGDTAIEMPGYHTSRENPYVHIRSTQIDIDVQAQTPNCGGNGFEYTWKAVNIVDGLEVPYVDLCTLEQQNNVFSIPPVSLAFGLYRLVTTVSPVGYKRKASNKEIFIQIIPSNPIATFTGEETETFFSNGILTLDFKGSHDPDLTSNARQGVEFDLICFQKEAYDSVGTQTLENFLESNTTQLLIEDVIYESETMNPLRIYQYDNCLSDLDEFMNRIIISNGVITTSTSYFVATETVFSLIVSKEGRFSTVSKVIRMEYDNFEEQMNMLANAANLKDTGKALDIVNKIGTGGSRGNDSEAQEQQDQLKELALTVVAAVTNYATSTDQVNRVVSTCSVFTADKSTDKAREKAAGAINSTGDLIKTKFANQDNAALESTLGDQVNTLSNVAPSGEAEKKEEKKALRCKRRANPDAPDEDIESATSYEALVKRKNLISNPILRDLYDFLFHHYAEFRTAVRHRIDNVKLPKDVLKEEPTNLFLRLGLEWDPFDIQNVILDPCEIELELSIARTKEADKLVQAGSAGAVSSMSGLVLNNFEKERCRRRRRRRSGINTDDEKPLSMTVKSSKIRVSIKIAEEGSAASKVARKKRKKRSVDPCSVHDAEYDAELAAASTVSPVGVVTPVNTGTSPGATAYSPTARMTGGTTSTAAVMNGHDGVTEGDEVGRLRYTTQMNVGGGDSVIVDSDGFISTLPSVGSESNGGTGTNSGTNTGGTESGSSGGTDGGADGQTDTGSSGSTDGGTDSQTNTGSSGGTVGGTDGQTDTGSSGGLDGGTDGQTDTGSGSGTDGGTDGQSGTNDGTEEEQDFTDEAGTGSVNAVNKDNPYTYGSNSARVTSEVSSLNLVDPETGEPIKVEDSDEEMPILINSKCEVPIYNATIRQERGAERVSLYHSITMKNNGSSLHFRIAARENWEMTKFRICLVYNASTVDPPCIHEAIMPLGEDVFPEIREQNYTEWINLRNTYFPPQNYTPTNGDFTVAVSLEKGHVDFRETVTEVVYDYQLWTSGCLFWDETTESFIGNGTRVSNLTTPEVTVCMTNHLTSFGGDFAVPPNTIDFTNVWAKFKNLNENAAVFSTVIALIGLYIIIMIWARYMDKKDIQKWGASPLDDNLPTDNYHYQVTVQTGVRKLAATKSGVSFILSGEECDTGVRRMYDGNRKVFERGSIMNYILSVESCLGSLNFLRIWHDNTGKGKMRSWYLDQVQVTDLQTGDRYFFLCDRWLAVEEDDGMVDRILPVAGLDDLAAFKQLFSSSVKKKLTNDHIWFSVFSRPTRSNFTRVQRISCCVSLLFMTMITNAMWFKSEDNNANTSAMKIGPVSFTLQQVFVSFASTLIVFPVNFILMTFFRKCRPKKNGIMHKNQNVPKRGKWKSVSATQSQTWNRVPMKSRWQRFKEAIANFINFQRHKSKYQSEPDPDECVREMKIAGIPDSGKKKKRKKKPGTLPHWCIYIAWVLCFFSITSSGFFTILYSMEWGPEKANEWLTTFLMSFFQSVIVVQPIKVFCLVTFVACIIKKPDLSDEDPGEDLNNVIAAHDEEFMAKSNTAIDEIAQRRKIQNSEFKPPDMKTLEEQRQLRMMELKMEEVVREIGIYALFVLILFFLSYQTRDSDSFLMADNLKSTLGSGFDKISTVTDYWNWLENKLIPSLYATHYHDGSVIKPWWDKRCIKDLEARRVGLPRLRQLRVKEDTCVVNPKLATLIKHCRDEYGWSDDDAKHYLPGWVKPPKENITALKKEKTPWVYQNSVQLKSAPYVGTISTYKGGGYVALFERNVTWTKRIIEELKRDVWLDVYTRGVFLEFAVYNPNINLFSSAVLLTEFVSSGGAVARIEFKVFRLLNYVGGFGILVLIFQVIYAIFSLYFFIRCIKKVRKEKMKYFARFWNLLEFILLCFCIAVIAMYAFKQILSELTMRALKDPDKADYVNFQSMAMYDELFGWMMACVVFLATVQFLKLLQFNKKMNMLGDTIKVATKDLKVFSIAFALYFFAFTACAHLLFGTSILAYSSLVGSAESMFAFTLGSFDFAAMADVNKVLGPLFFFTFVGVVYVGLMSMFFTIIGDAFTEVKANVETSTNDYEIVSFIWKKIKGVLGLT from the exons atggtcaaaacggcaaaatttaTGAAAACCATAGTTTTCTTCGTTATCTTTACGG GGATTGCGTATGGTGTATCCGAAGACATTGTTAAACTACATTATTTCGAGAATGAGACATTGACGATATCGGAGAGCGGCCCTCAGCTGGGCTCTTATGCCCATCTGGGGGTGCATCCACACTGGTGCCTCGGCAACATCCACGAATGTCGTCACGGAATCACAGTCGACTTCTGGATAAATGCCGTTCCCGTCACAGAGGACGCACCGGAAATAGTACTGTTAACTTCCGGCGGAAACTTCTATTTTTCCGACGGACTGTATCTTTTACAGCGGTTCGGAGATCAGTATGAATTTGGAGTTTCTAAAAACGAACTTGTTTGGAAAGTTAATTTCCGTCTATTCGCGGACACATGGGTCAAAATTCATGCCGAGTGGGACGTAACAAATGGTTTGACACTTGTCGTCGACAGTACCGAATGGGTTCAGAAGACACCGGAAACCAGAGATTACTTTCCGGGCGCCTTTGACGGTTTTGTCGAGGTTGTCGTCGGAACCACGAATGATGGTATGATTATCGATGTGGATGAACTGTTTAAGATACGGAACATCGTAATCCACGATCAACGGATCAACTCAACCACGGAAAACGCTGTTTTTG TTGAGACCCTGGCCTACCCCGGCTGTGTTCCAGAGACAGCGGATATTGGAAACTCTACTTCTGTCGATGTATCAGGTACTGAAAATCCAGTGGAGGCATGCCGTAGTATGTGTAACCTGGCGATGGCGCTCATAAAGACCAATACTTTATGCTCATGTGCCACCCGTGATGTGCTATCACAAATTGATACCCGGAATGGCTCGTGTGACAGCGACGCGGTGTGGCTAGTGTATAGCTCTTCCGGTGTAAAGAACGACAACCCGTACTCGATGGCGATGAACGTGAGGACGTTACAGACGAGAGATTACGTAAAACCTCTGGAGACCGTGGTTATTGAGATCAAGCCTAACCACATAGCACAGACAGACTATGAAGTAGATTGTGGGGACGGCGTTAGATTCACCACCGACAAGACTTCAATCGACTACTACTGGGTATCGGAGGGCGTACATAACATCACAGTCCGATCCCATGTAGGCATTCTGTTCTTCGAGTCTAACTTCGTCTTTGAGGTGCGAGACGTAGATGAGGGCACGGGTCCTGAGATGGTTGTTTTGTTCGGTTCCCATGACGAGACACAGCAATACCACGGCTCGTTCGACTTGTTCCTTACAGACAACACCAGCATCTCAAAGTGTGACGTAGACTTCGGTGACAGTAATCCCCTCAGATTCGACTTCACTCAATATTTTCACCACGAAGAGTTTGAATACGTTTTTAACACGTTTGGACAGTATATAGTATCAGCACATTGTAAGAATGACTATGGATTCGATTCTAGTTCCTTGATGTTCCTTTCTAAGCGTTTTGACGTACCGTTCTCGTACAAAGTCCTTGGTGACGCGTTTGATGTTCCACTGACAGGCGGACAATCGTTTGTGACGGATATTGCAGTCGTCCGTAACTATGAAAACCCATTGGATGTTCAAAAGTCAGACAAAAACATAACAGTACCGCCAACACTCCTAAAACCATTTGAAAACATCATTTCGTTACAGCGTAACGGTGAAATATTTCACGAAACTATATTTTTCGTGGAAAACGTTCCGGCTAACGCCTCAATATTGCCTGATTACAGAGAGGGGGCATGGAACCTTACCACCAACATCTCCATTGTTGTGCCCCCAGGTAATAACATGTTTGTCACCTGCACATTCGGGCTCGGGGAGGAAGTATCCTTTTATATTTACGAAGCCACTGAACCCGTTACATTTCCATTCGAGGTTGAGTACGAGAACCTTGGGTATTATCCATTACACGCCATCGTCTCTAACGACCTGGGAAGAACGGAAGTGGATGACCTGATATCAGTAGAAGTCCCTATCGTGTCCATCTCACTCACGGTCAGTAACATCACAAACAAAGACGAGCCAGTCATCCTTAGGGTCGACCTTAACGACGGCTTTGACGGCCCGGATAAAGTCATCTTCGAGATCGACCACGACGATGGGAGCACTCTTCAGTATAGTTACAGGAGTCCATCTAGATACTTTACTCAGTACAACAACAGCTATATCTATAAAGACTGGGGCATTTACACAATCTGCGTTTCGGCGGCTAACAGCATCAGTCGGGTAATGGACTGTATTCTAGTCCAGGTCGGTCAGAACATCACCTACATGGACCTACAAACAAAAACCATTGGTAGAGTCAGAACCGGTGAGTACGCTGAAGTAAACATCACCGTTCTCACCGGAAGTGACATCTCATACTACGTAGACTTCGGAGATGACCAGCCATTCACATTTTATGGTCGCGACATCATACTAACAAATGATACAGGACAGACCGAACAGTTAAGACGAAGACGCCAAACTGATGACATGCAGATAGATACTAACGACAATATCACTGTAGTCGTTACAACAGTACTACCAAGTTACAACGACAGTAGTGATGACCAGGAGGACGAGTCCAAGCCAAGATCTTTGGCTGTAAGGAACTGCGACTGTGTCGTCACTGTCCGACACTTGTACTTCACTGCCGGCTACTATGAGGTGAAAGCTAATATATCTAACGTCTTTTCCTCGGCCAGCGCCGTGCTGTGTCCCTTCATCATCGTAGACGACAGTGACGATACCATTTGTGGTGACACTGCCATAGAGATGCCTGGTTACCATACGTCACGTGAAAACCCGTATGTTCATATCCGCTCAACACAGATTGACATCGACGTACAGGCCCAGACACCCAACTGCGGAGGTAATGGGTTCGAGTACACATGGAAGGCTGTCAACATCGTCGACGGTCTAGAAGTACCTTATGTTGACTTATGTACACTTGAACAACAGAACAACGTATTCAGCATCCCACCAGTGTCTCTGGCATTTGGACTCTACAGGCTGGTGACAACCGTGTCTCCCGTAGGATACAAACGTAAAGCCAGTAACAAGGAGATCTTCATCCAGATCATACCATCCAATCCTATTGCTACTTTTACGGGAGAGGAAACAGAAACGTTTTTCTCGAACGGAATACTCACGCTGGACTTCAAGGGATCCCACGACCCTGATCTTACTTCAAACGCTAGACAAGGAGTGGAGTTTGATCTAATATGTTTCCAGAAGGAGGCGTACGACTCTGTTGGAACACAGACATTAGAAAACTTCCTAGAAAGCAATACAACTCAGCTTCTGATCGAAGACGTCATATACGAGTCGGAAACAATGAACCCTTTGCGGATCTATCAGTACGACAACTGTCTCTCGGACCTAGACGAATTCATGAATAGAATTATTATCTCTAATGGCGTTATCACGACTTCCACCTCCTACTTCGTTGCCACGGAGACAGTATTTTCGCTGATAGTATCCAAGGAAGGTCGCTTTAGCACGGTCAGCAAGGTAATACGTATGGAGTATGACAACTTTGAGGAACAGATGAACATGCTAGCTAACGCTGCTAACCTGAAGGATACAGGGAAAGCTCTCGATATTGTCAACAAGATCGGAACTGGCGGCTCG AGAGGAAACGACTCGGAGGCTCAAGAACAACAAGATCAG CTGAAGGAGCTAGCACTGACCGTGGTAGCAGCCGTTACGAACTATGCTACCAGTACTGACCAGGTGAATCGAGTTGTGAGCACCTGCTCCGTGTTCACCGCGGACAAGTCGACAGACAAAGCGCGG GAAAAAGCTGCTGGAGCTATCAACAGCACCGGTGACCTGATTAAGACGAAATTCGCCAACCAGGATAACGCCGCACTGGAGTCGACTCTTggag ACCAAGTTAACACATTAAGTAACGTCGCACCCAGTGGAGAAGCAGAAAAGAAAGAAGAGAAGAAAGCACTGCGATGCAAACGTCGAGCAAACCCTGACGCACCAGACGAGGATATCGAGTCGGCGACTAGCTACGAGGCCCTTGTGAAGAGAAAGAACCTGATTTCTAACCCCATTCTGCGTGATTTGTACGACTTTCTGTTTCATCATTACGCAGAGTTCAGAACTGCCGTTCGACACAGGATCGACAATGTCAAGCTCCCAAAAGATGTTTTAAAAGAGGAACCCACCAATCTTTTCCTTCGGCTCGGATTGGAATGGGATCCATTCGATATTCAAAACGTCATTCTGGATCCCTGTGAGATTGAATTAGAGCTATCTATCGCACGAACAAAGGAGGCG GATAAGCTAGTACAGGCCGGCAGTGCTGGGGCAGTGTCCTCCATGTCTGGTCTTGTTCTTAACAACTTCGAAAAAGAGCGGTGTCGACGTCGGCGTCGGCGTAGGAGTGGAATAAATACAGATGATGAAAAACCTCTGTCGATGACGGTTAAAAGCTCGAAAATTCGAGTCTCGATCAAAATAGCAG AGGAAGGCTCGGCTGCAAGTAAAGTGGCgaggaagaaaagaaagaagagATCTGTAGATCCATGCAGCGTGCATGATGCAGAATATGACGCCGAACTTGCTGCAGCGTCTACAGTTAGTCCAGTGGGAGTGGTTACTCCGGTGAACACTGGGACAAGTCCAGGAGCCACAGCATATTCACCCACAGCGAGGATGACTGGTGGTACGACCAGTACAGCGGCTGTTATGAATGGCCATGATGGCGTTACAGAAGGAGACGAAGTAGGGAGATTGAGATATACCACACAAATGAACGTTGGAGGCGGAGACTCTGTTATCGTCGACTCGGACGGATTTATATCTACTTTGCCGAGTGTGGGATCTGAGTCGAATGGAGGCACAGGGACGAATAGTGGAACAAATACAGGCGGTACAGAATCCGGGTCTAGTGGCGGTACGGATGGAGGAGCAGATGGTCAGACTGACACCGGGTCTAGTGGTAGTACGGACGGAGGAACAGATAGTCAGACTAATACCGGATCTAGTGGCGGAACGGTCGGAGGAACGGACGGTCAGACCGACACTGGATCCAGTGGCGGATTGGACGGAGGAACGGACGGTCAGACTGACACCGGATCAGGTAGCGGTACGGACGGAGGAACAGATGGTCAAAGTGGGACAAATGACGGTACGGAAGAAGAACAAGATTTCACAGACGAAGCAGGGACTGGATCAGTG AACGCGGTGAATAAGGATAATCCATATACATACGGTTCCAACTCGGCCAGAGTCACATCGGAGGTGTCTTCTCTTAATCTTGTTGACCCAGAAACAGGAGAACCGATCAAGGTGGAGGATTCAGATGAAGAAATGCCTATTCTGATCAATT CGAAGTGCGAGGTGCCAATATATAACGCTACAATCCGACAGGAACGGGGAGCAGAGCGAGTCAGTCTCTACCATTCTATAACTATGAAAAACAATGGCTCATCCCTCCACTTCCGAATAGCAGCACGCGAGAACTGGGAAATGACGAAATTCCGGATATGTCTGGTGTACAACGCGTCGACAGTCGACCCTCCGTGCATCCACGAGGCCATCATGCCCCTGGGAGAGGACGTGTTTCCAGAGATAAGAGAACAGAACTATACAGAATGGATAAATCTTCGAAATACTTACTTCCCACCTCAGAACTATACACCAACGAATGGAGACTTCACCGTGGCCGTCAGTCTCGAAA AGGGACACGTTGACTTCAGAGAAACCGTCACGGAGGTTGTGTATGATTATCAGTTGTGGACTTCTGGTTGTCTCTTCTGGGACGAAACCACAGAATCTTTTATAGGGAACGGCACAAGG gtgagtaacttGACCACTCCTGAGGTGACTGTCTGTATGACCAACCATCTGACATCATTCGGAGGAGACTTCGCTGTTCCACCAAATACTATCGACTTCACCAACGTGTGGGCGAAGTTCAAGAATCTGAATGAGAATGCAGCTGTGTTCTCCACAGTCATCGCCTTAATTGgtctatatatcatcattatgaTATGGGCCCGGTACATGGACAAGAAGGATATACAAAAG TGGGGAGCCTCACCTTTAGATGACAACCTGCCTACCGATAACTATCATTACCAAGTAACGGTACAGACAGGGGTACGCAAGCTCGCGGCGACCAAGTCTGGGGTCAGCTTTATTTTATCTGGCGAGGAGTGTGACACTGGTGTCCGGCGTATGTACGACGGAAATAGAAAG GTGTTCGAGCGTGGCAGCATAATGAACTACATCTTGAGTGTTGAATCCTGCCTTGGATCTCTGAATTTCTTGAGAATATGGCATGACAACACTGGAAAAGGCAAGATGAGGTCATGGTATCTAGACCAGGTGCAGGTTACGGATCTTCAAACTGGGGACAG ATACTTTTTCCTCTGTGATCGCTGGTTAGCTGTAGAGGAAGACGATGGTATGGTTGATAGGATTTTACCTGTAGCGGGGTTAGATGACTTAGCAGCATTCAAACAGCTCTTCTCGTCTTCAGTGAAGAAAAAACTGACAAATGACCATATATGGTTCTCTGTATTCTCCCGTCCTACCAGAAGTAACTTCACACGAGTACAGCGAATCTCGTGTTGTGTATCCCTACTTTTTATGACTATGATTACCAACGCGATGTGGTTCAAGTCTGAGGACAACAACGCAAACACCTCCGCCATGAAAATAGGACCAGTTTCATTCACACTTCAACAG GTCTTCGTTAGTTTTGCCAGCACCCTGATCGTGTTTCCTGTGAATTTCATTCTTATGACGTTCTTCCGGAAATGTCGTCCAAAGAAAAACGGCATAATGCATAAAAACCAGAATGTCCCAAAACGAGGCAAATGGAAGAGCGTATCAGCCACGCAATCGCAAACATGGAACCGTGTACCTATGAAAAGCAGATGGCAGAGATTTAAGGAAGCCATCGCCAACTTTATAAACTTTCAACGTCACAAATCCAAGTATCAGTCTGAACCGGATCCTGATGAATGTGTGAGAGAAATGAAAATCGCAGGGATACCTGATTCcggaaagaaaaagaaaaggaagAAGAAGCCTGGGACTTTACCTCATTGGTGTATTTACATCGCGTGGGTCT TATGTTTCTTTAGCATCACGTCGTCAGGTTTCTTTACGATCCTGTACAGTATGGAATGGGGACCAGAGAAGGCCAATGAATGGCTGACAACTTTCCTCATGTCTTTCTTCCAATCTGTCATAGTGGTCCAACCCATCAAG GTGTTCTGTCTGGTCACTTTCGTCGCCTGTATCATAAAGAAGCCTGATTTGTCTGACGAGGACCCCGGCGAGGATCTTAACAATGTTATAGCAGCTCACGACGAGGAGTTCATGGCCAAGAGTAACACGGCCATTGATG AAATCGCACAAAGGAGAAAGATCCAAAACAGTGAGTTCAAACCCCCCGATATGAAAACCCTAGAAGAACAAAGACAGCTCCGGATGATGGAACTTAAGATGGAGGAGGTGGTTCGGGAGATAGGCATATATGCTCTGTTTGTACTTATTCTCTTCTTCCTGTCATATCAAACACGAGATTCGGATTCCTTCCTGATGGCTGACAACCTCAAAAGTACGCTAGGCAGTGGATTCGACAAG ATTTCTACAGTGACTGACTATTGGAATTGGCTCGAGAATAAGCTTATTCCAAGCTTGTACGCAACACACTATCACGATGGCTCGGTAATCAAACCATGGTGGGACAAAAGATGTATAAAGGACCTAGAGGCTCGGCGGGTTGGCCTGCCCAGGTTACGACAGCTTCGAGTCAAAGAAG ATACGTGTGTCGTGAACCCCAAGTTAGCTACGCTAATCAAACACTGTCGAGACGAATACGGCTGGTCGGACGACGATGCGAAACATTATCTACCTGGCTGGGTGAAACCGCCAAAGGAAAACATCACAgctttaaagaaagaaaagacACCATGGGTTTATCAAAACTCTGTACAGTTAAAAAGCGCCCCATATGTTGGAACCATATCGACATATAAGGGTGGCGGCTATGTTGCTCTGTTCGAGCGAAATGTCACCTGGACGAAACGGATCATTGAGGAGTTGAAGAGAGATGTGTGGCTTGATGTATATACCCGAGGAGTGTTCTTAGAATTCGCCGTTTACAATCCTAACATCAACTTGTTCAGTTCAGcagttttactgacagagttcgTCTCATCCGGCGGAGCTGTTGCTAGGATCGAGTTCAAA GTGTTCCGCTTACTGAACTACGTTGGAGGTTTCGGAATCCTGGTGTTGATATTCCAAGTTATCTACGCTATCTTCAGTCTGTATTTTTTCATACGCTGCATCAAGAAAGTACGCAAAGAAAAGATGAAGTACTTTGCCCGTTTCTGGAACCTATTGGAATTCATTCTTTTGTGCTTCTGTATTGCTGTTATAGCAATGTATGCTTTCAAACAAATCCTGTCTGAGCTGACTATGCGAGCACTGAAAGATCCCGATAAGG CCGACTACGTAAACTTCCAGTCGATGGCGATGTATGACGAACTCTTTGGTTGGATGATGGCGTGCGTTGTGTTCTTGGCTACTGTGCAGTTCCTTAAACTGCTCCAGTTTAACAAGAAAATGAACATGCTCGGAGATACTATCAAAGTGGCTACCAAAGATCTGAAGGTGTTTTCGATAGCATTCGCGTTGTATTTCTTCGCGTTTACAGCTTGTGCCCATCTTCTGTTCGGAACATCCATTCTGGCTTATTCAAGTTTGGTAGGTTCCGCTGAGTCGATGTTTGCCTTTACGCTCGGAAGTTTTGACTTTGCCGCCATGGCCGACGTAAACAAGGTTCTCGGCCCTCTCTTCTTCTTCACGTTTGTCGGTGTTGTGTACGTAGGTCTAATGAGCATGTTCTTCACCATCATTGGAGATGCATTCACAGAGGTCAAGGCTAATGTCGAGACCAGCACTAATGACTACGAAATAGTCTCCTTCATTTGGAAGAAGATCAAGGGCGTGTTGGGGTTGACATAA